From the genome of Deltaproteobacteria bacterium, one region includes:
- a CDS encoding radical SAM protein has protein sequence MKIAISYPPLESDKGVPLLSQNRQFQWFRAPTYIYPVVPAQAASLLRSKGFDVIWDDAIAEGKSYRQWLRDIREEKPDLIAIETKTPVVKRHWNIIREIKNGAGGEWRPAVVMMGDHVTALPLESMENSDVDFVITGGDYDFLLLSLCQNLVVEPGGSGLRIGNPGNLEPGIWYRQGKEVRNTGDFKLDHDLNSLPFIDRDLTQWRLYAEKNGNFKYTPGTYVMAGRDCWWGRCDFCSWTTLYPGRSYRTVTPERHLDEIGRLIDRYRVREIFDDSGCFPRGEWLEEFCRGVIERGYHKRVTLGCNMRVGGLAEREFRLMKEANFRFILIGLESVSQDTLDRLHKGIRVEQITETCRMAKEAGLEPHITVMVGYPWETREDAFATIRLAREMFKRGHIDTLQATIVVPYPGTPMFEEARRKGWLLTEDWDRYDMRESVWKSPVSSDEVLRLTQDLYKAALTPRFLARKLLSVRNLDDLRFLWRAGLKVMGHLADFGRQNLSDERRSGC, from the coding sequence GTGAAGATTGCCATCTCTTATCCGCCGCTTGAATCCGACAAAGGGGTGCCTCTTCTAAGCCAGAACCGACAGTTTCAGTGGTTCAGGGCTCCTACCTATATCTACCCCGTGGTTCCTGCTCAGGCTGCGTCGCTGCTCCGCTCCAAGGGTTTCGATGTGATATGGGATGACGCCATAGCCGAGGGGAAGAGCTACAGGCAGTGGCTTCGAGATATTCGAGAAGAGAAGCCGGACCTCATTGCCATAGAAACCAAGACCCCTGTCGTCAAACGCCATTGGAACATCATAAGAGAAATCAAGAATGGTGCTGGGGGCGAGTGGCGGCCTGCGGTTGTCATGATGGGCGATCACGTCACGGCTCTGCCTCTCGAATCGATGGAGAATTCGGACGTCGATTTTGTTATCACAGGAGGTGACTATGACTTTCTGCTTCTCAGTCTCTGCCAGAATCTGGTTGTGGAACCAGGGGGCTCAGGGTTGAGAATCGGTAATCCGGGGAACCTGGAACCCGGGATATGGTACCGCCAGGGGAAAGAGGTGAGAAACACCGGGGATTTCAAGCTCGATCACGATCTCAACAGTCTTCCCTTTATCGACCGGGATTTGACCCAATGGCGTCTCTATGCGGAGAAGAATGGAAACTTCAAATATACACCGGGAACCTATGTCATGGCGGGGAGGGACTGCTGGTGGGGCCGCTGCGACTTTTGCTCCTGGACGACCCTCTATCCGGGAAGATCATATCGGACCGTGACCCCGGAGCGGCATCTGGACGAGATAGGAAGGTTGATCGACCGATACCGGGTCAGGGAGATCTTTGACGACAGCGGCTGTTTTCCCAGAGGCGAGTGGTTGGAGGAGTTCTGCCGGGGTGTGATCGAACGGGGGTATCACAAGAGGGTGACCCTGGGTTGCAACATGCGGGTCGGCGGCCTCGCCGAGAGAGAGTTTCGTCTTATGAAAGAGGCGAATTTCCGTTTTATACTGATCGGCCTCGAGTCCGTCAGCCAGGACACCCTGGATAGACTTCACAAAGGCATCAGGGTGGAGCAGATCACGGAGACCTGTCGTATGGCCAAGGAGGCAGGCCTCGAGCCCCACATAACTGTCATGGTAGGTTATCCCTGGGAGACGAGGGAGGATGCCTTTGCAACCATCCGACTTGCCAGGGAGATGTTCAAAAGAGGCCACATCGACACTCTCCAGGCCACTATCGTGGTCCCCTACCCGGGCACCCCCATGTTTGAAGAGGCACGCAGAAAGGGGTGGCTGTTGACAGAGGACTGGGACCGGTATGATATGAGGGAGTCTGTATGGAAGAGCCCTGTGTCCAGCGACGAGGTCCTCAGGCTGACACAGGACCTTTACAAGGCGGCCCTGACCCCGAGGTTCCTGGCGAGAAAGCTGCTCTCGGTCCGCAACCTGGACGACCTGAGGTTTCTCTGGAGGGCAGGTCTGAAAGTCATGGGCCACCTGGCGGATTTCGGCAGGCAGAACCTTTCAGACGAAAGACGATCCGGATGCTGA
- a CDS encoding glycosyltransferase family 2 protein, protein MDYPSVSVVIPTLNSEKTLRFCLESVAMQEYPQELLEVIVVDAGSTDGTLRIIEEFRVESQVRTILLSNPLKTGEAGKAVGAREARNELIALIDSDNILPEAWWFQKMVRPFEDLEIFGSEPIEYTYRKTDNYVTRYCALMGMNDPLCYFLGNYDRKNYITMRWTDLPVVGTIVGEHGEVKGVGEVNFLKNGDRFEYIRLELTSNAVPTIGANGTILRKDLLLNNLKSEYLFDIDLIYELVSKGNCFFAKVNVGIVHLFGNSLRTFYRKQSRRIGDYVYFRNMSVRSYPWRAHSRQRLALFVLYCVIVFPLLAEAIRGFANKRDPVWFLHPVFCWITLWAYGWGYLKGRVLKKGIDRSKWGE, encoded by the coding sequence ATGGATTACCCGAGCGTCAGCGTCGTGATCCCGACACTGAATTCTGAAAAGACTCTGAGATTCTGCTTAGAGAGCGTGGCCATGCAGGAGTATCCCCAGGAGCTGCTGGAGGTCATCGTGGTGGATGCCGGTTCAACGGACGGTACGCTGCGTATCATAGAGGAATTTCGAGTGGAATCTCAGGTGCGCACCATTCTCCTTTCAAATCCGCTCAAGACCGGCGAGGCCGGGAAGGCGGTGGGGGCCAGGGAGGCGAGAAATGAACTGATCGCACTGATAGACTCCGACAATATCCTCCCGGAGGCGTGGTGGTTCCAAAAGATGGTAAGGCCGTTTGAGGATCTGGAGATCTTCGGCAGCGAACCGATTGAATACACGTACAGGAAGACCGATAATTATGTAACGAGATATTGCGCTCTTATGGGGATGAACGACCCGTTGTGTTACTTTCTCGGCAACTACGACAGAAAGAATTACATAACAATGCGCTGGACGGATCTGCCGGTAGTAGGCACAATTGTTGGCGAACACGGAGAGGTTAAAGGAGTTGGGGAAGTCAATTTTCTGAAAAACGGAGATAGATTCGAATACATCAGGCTGGAGCTGACATCGAATGCGGTTCCCACAATAGGAGCAAATGGTACTATATTGAGAAAGGATTTGCTGTTGAACAACTTGAAGTCTGAATATCTGTTCGATATTGATCTGATCTATGAACTAGTGTCGAAAGGTAATTGCTTTTTTGCAAAAGTTAATGTAGGCATAGTACATTTGTTTGGGAACAGCCTGAGAACATTTTATAGAAAACAGAGCCGTAGAATAGGTGATTACGTGTACTTCAGGAATATGTCAGTCAGATCGTACCCGTGGAGAGCTCACAGCAGGCAAAGGTTGGCGCTGTTTGTCCTGTACTGTGTGATCGTGTTTCCTCTTCTTGCTGAAGCGATAAGGGGGTTTGCCAATAAGCGTGATCCGGTGTGGTTTCTTCATCCGGTTTTTTGCTGGATTACACTTTGGGCCTATGGTTGGGGGTATCTGAAGGGCAGGGTTCTGAAGAAGGGGATCGACAGGAGCAAGTGGGGCGAGTGA
- a CDS encoding oligosaccharide flippase family protein, translating to MLSDRFLRAGTWFFAASMVTNVFNYVFQLTMGRLLSTPDFGLMNSLFSLLLITSLPFITIMTVLTKYVSTFAVEGDYGRIKSLFLKAYKNIFGIASILLAAFVCLSFLIRDFLRMETVGPIILLGIAVFGSLVLPINTAFLQGLQKFRSLGFVSGALGPIKFVSCVVLVMMGLRLNGIFAGLILTNIAVFFISYMPLRSIMGSTISSEWKRNDLLSYAVPVFVANLSFAVLTQVDLLFVRHYFPPGEVGVYASAAVLGRAIMYLPASLILALFPMVAEAEAKNQSAAHLLVKASGYTMALAGTGTFIYGFFPTPVITVLFGEKYIHAEAILGLYGLAMLPMGLLLILINYNLARAKVRFVNYLLALGIAQICLILIFHESFTQILWIVFGCGTASVLIVAFHALLEDHPTIAQMRRFVSRICAGR from the coding sequence ATGCTGAGCGATAGATTCCTGAGGGCGGGTACATGGTTTTTTGCCGCCTCGATGGTGACGAATGTCTTCAACTATGTCTTTCAGTTGACTATGGGGCGGCTTCTTTCCACACCGGATTTCGGCCTGATGAACTCCCTTTTTTCTTTGCTCTTGATCACCAGCCTGCCTTTCATAACCATTATGACGGTGCTGACCAAGTATGTGTCTACCTTTGCCGTAGAAGGTGATTACGGCCGAATCAAATCGCTTTTCTTAAAGGCGTACAAGAACATTTTTGGCATCGCTTCGATTCTCCTTGCGGCCTTTGTCTGCCTGTCTTTCTTGATAAGAGATTTTCTCAGGATGGAGACTGTCGGGCCTATCATCCTTCTCGGGATTGCAGTCTTCGGGTCACTCGTTTTGCCAATCAATACAGCATTCCTGCAGGGGTTGCAGAAATTTCGATCGTTGGGTTTTGTCAGCGGAGCGCTTGGCCCGATAAAATTTGTTTCCTGTGTGGTCCTGGTCATGATGGGCCTGAGACTCAATGGTATCTTTGCCGGATTGATCCTGACAAATATTGCTGTATTCTTTATTTCCTATATGCCGCTGAGATCCATTATGGGTTCCACAATCTCTTCTGAATGGAAGCGGAACGATCTTCTCTCATATGCCGTTCCAGTCTTTGTCGCGAACCTCTCCTTTGCGGTCCTCACCCAAGTAGATCTCCTGTTTGTACGGCACTATTTCCCGCCTGGAGAGGTGGGAGTCTATGCATCGGCCGCGGTCCTGGGGCGGGCGATCATGTATCTTCCGGCATCCCTCATCCTGGCCCTATTCCCGATGGTGGCCGAGGCTGAGGCGAAAAATCAAAGCGCGGCCCACCTGTTGGTCAAGGCTTCGGGCTACACCATGGCTCTTGCCGGTACTGGGACCTTCATCTACGGTTTTTTCCCGACCCCGGTTATCACGGTACTTTTCGGTGAGAAATACATCCACGCCGAGGCGATCTTGGGCCTCTATGGTCTTGCCATGCTTCCGATGGGCTTGCTCCTGATCCTGATCAACTACAATCTCGCTCGTGCGAAAGTCCGGTTTGTCAATTACTTGTTGGCTCTAGGTATCGCTCAGATCTGTCTCATTCTGATCTTCCATGAGAGTTTCACACAGATCCTTTGGATAGTTTTCGGGTGCGGAACGGCGTCTGTGCTGATCGTTGCCTTCCACGCTCTTTTGGAAGACCATCCCACGATTGCACAGATGCGCCGATTTGTTTCAAGAATCTGCGCCGGCAGGTAG
- a CDS encoding WxcM-like domain-containing protein, with amino-acid sequence MDYSVSELVKHSDDRGYLVEFLGTDELVQENREFGQIYYVTFRNRHTIRGNHFHNKTEEWLGVLFGTVMVVLEDVETKERMVMELKSSENEFARLRIGKRIAHAFKCLSDTAILLGYANRQYDPGNTDRFLYLLLEK; translated from the coding sequence ATGGATTATAGCGTATCGGAACTGGTGAAACACAGCGATGACCGCGGCTATCTTGTCGAATTTCTCGGAACCGATGAACTTGTCCAGGAGAATAGAGAATTCGGCCAGATATACTACGTGACGTTTCGGAATCGGCATACCATCAGGGGGAACCATTTTCACAACAAGACCGAGGAGTGGCTTGGCGTGCTCTTTGGTACTGTCATGGTTGTCTTGGAAGACGTTGAGACCAAAGAGAGAATGGTAATGGAGTTGAAATCGAGTGAAAACGAGTTCGCGAGGCTCCGAATAGGAAAGAGGATAGCCCATGCGTTCAAGTGTCTCAGTGATACTGCGATCCTCCTCGGCTACGCAAACAGACAGTATGATCCAGGGAATACAGACCGATTTCTCTATTTGCTCCTTGAGAAGTAG
- a CDS encoding DegT/DnrJ/EryC1/StrS family aminotransferase, translating into MAVPFLDLKRQYEAIEEEIEGAARRVFKSGWFVLGEELERFEEEFARYCNAKHCIGVGSGTEAIHLALLALNIGEGDEVITVANTFIATALAVQYTGARPVFVDIKPGSYHMDPHRIEEKITGRTKAIVPVHLYGQAAEIDEIVRVGAEHGLRVVEDACQAHGTRYQGRMVGTFGDAGCFSFYPGKNLGAYGDGGAVITDDDALAEKLRLLRNYGQRQKYVHVIKGLNSRLDELQAAILRAKLKYLDLWNERRRKISAQYHRLLYGTDLVLPEMDEGSAWHIYAVRTRERDRLQEYLKQKGITTLIHYPTPIHLQQSFRDRGYREGDLPVTERYAKELLSLPIYPELGEDGVELVCRKIRECLGCT; encoded by the coding sequence ATGGCAGTTCCGTTCTTGGACTTGAAGAGACAGTATGAAGCTATAGAAGAGGAGATCGAGGGAGCCGCTCGGAGAGTCTTCAAGAGCGGCTGGTTCGTATTGGGGGAAGAGCTCGAGAGATTCGAAGAGGAATTTGCGCGTTATTGTAATGCAAAACACTGTATCGGAGTTGGCTCAGGGACGGAAGCGATTCACCTGGCCTTGTTGGCTTTGAATATCGGTGAAGGGGACGAAGTCATTACCGTTGCCAATACGTTTATTGCTACGGCCCTGGCGGTTCAGTATACGGGGGCGAGACCTGTATTCGTGGATATCAAGCCTGGCTCTTACCATATGGACCCGCATAGGATAGAGGAAAAAATCACTGGAAGAACCAAGGCTATAGTGCCCGTTCATCTCTATGGGCAAGCGGCCGAAATTGACGAGATCGTCAGGGTGGGGGCCGAGCACGGGTTGAGGGTTGTGGAGGACGCCTGTCAGGCTCATGGGACGAGATACCAGGGGAGGATGGTCGGAACATTTGGAGATGCGGGATGCTTCAGCTTCTATCCGGGGAAGAATCTGGGTGCTTACGGTGACGGGGGAGCGGTGATCACCGATGATGATGCCCTTGCCGAAAAGCTGAGACTCTTACGCAACTACGGGCAGAGACAGAAGTACGTACATGTGATAAAGGGCCTGAACAGCAGATTGGATGAGCTTCAAGCCGCAATACTGAGGGCAAAACTGAAGTATCTGGATCTATGGAACGAGAGAAGAAGAAAAATATCCGCGCAATATCATCGATTGCTCTATGGTACGGATCTCGTGCTCCCTGAGATGGATGAAGGTTCCGCGTGGCATATCTACGCGGTGAGAACAAGGGAGAGAGACAGGCTGCAAGAGTATCTGAAGCAGAAGGGAATAACGACACTGATTCACTATCCTACGCCGATTCACCTTCAGCAGAGCTTTAGAGACAGGGGATATCGGGAAGGCGATTTGCCGGTAACAGAACGGTATGCCAAGGAGCTCTTGTCGCTGCCTATCTATCCAGAGCTTGGAGAAGATGGGGTGGAGTTGGTGTGCCGAAAAATTCGGGAATGTCTCGGATGCACGTGA